The proteins below come from a single Lineus longissimus chromosome 5, tnLinLong1.2, whole genome shotgun sequence genomic window:
- the LOC135487957 gene encoding thyrotropin-releasing hormone-degrading ectoenzyme-like isoform X2 has product MSTKDQIWMHRGPGAIGLPKAWKWYKANVNQSGFYRVNYPQENWNALIKQLKEYHNKLSASDRVGLVDDAFALARAGNITQVTALELTKYLENEEGYTPGRIGDI; this is encoded by the exons ATGTCAACAAAGGATCAGATCTGGATGCATCGTGGACCAG GAGCGATAGGCCTACCCAAAGCCTGGAAGTGGTACAAGGCAAACGTCAACCAGTCAGGGTTCTACCGTGTGAATTACCCCCAAGAAAACTGGAATGCTCTGATCAAACAGTTGAAGGAGTATCATAACAAATTGTCTGCCTCTGATAGGGTGGGGCTGGTAGATGATGCATTTGCTTTAGCACG AGCTGGGAACATTACGCAGGTCACGGCACTCGAACTGACCAAGTATCTGGAGAACGAGGAAGGATACACACCTGGAAGGATCGGAGATATTTGA